Proteins found in one Mycobacterium branderi genomic segment:
- a CDS encoding ATP-binding protein, translated as MTGPGGVGKTRLSLHVGHSVLSGFPDGVWFVELASIRDAGLLEPAIASTLGVDDSRARGESSSLGDKIAGWRALVILDNCEHLVQSCAAMAGRLLHLAPHLHILTTSREPLRMTGEQVLPLYPLQTPSLESADTPQQVTQYPAVQLLLDRARAVEPAFIVDRDNVEAVKVLVHQLDGLPLAIELAAARLRSLSAGDIVRRLDNRYRLFTSQVRDAPARHYDLESLVGWSYDLCGGAERRLWERMSAFAGPADLDAIETVCCGDDLQVYAVADLVDSLLAKSILIRTAGSSNSYRMLSLVQEYGRAKLAEHGETTEVLARHAAYYRDLVMAVARDWFGPDQATLAQRLLENLPNLRAAMDFYLDGPRDGAAGTMMAAELWRLWTAQGMVRQGHLRLRQALEAQPPPAARRKAMWVLGWIELAEGQLDDAMSLLQCCAEDAAAAEDAEALDYATMLLAAGHAFLDRLDAASDHIGRALDGRRRAGDIPGIAIALYLKAEIDWGKGDFGSAFECGLECEQMCAQFNERWAASYGLWMQSLAQFMRGKYSAAIELGQRSIRAKQPLHDTAGVLLAAEAVCWAYAAEGHVRHAAELEAAIQPMWATTCSPLLGFKSLIEQRDHCSDRVRAALGEQQYRRLTESPSRISLDRVVELALADANLDEPRQSDASGDAAGTQPLTDREWQVARLIAEGLANKEIASRLHVARRTVEVHVANIMRKLEVNSRVQIATWYATAH; from the coding sequence GAGCCGGCAATAGCCTCGACCCTCGGCGTGGATGACAGCCGGGCCCGCGGCGAGAGTTCCTCCCTCGGCGACAAGATTGCCGGCTGGCGGGCCCTGGTCATCCTGGATAACTGCGAACACCTCGTCCAGTCCTGCGCGGCGATGGCGGGTCGACTGCTGCACCTTGCTCCTCACTTACACATACTGACCACCAGCCGCGAACCGCTGCGCATGACCGGCGAGCAAGTGTTGCCCCTCTATCCGCTGCAAACCCCCTCGCTTGAATCGGCGGACACCCCGCAACAGGTCACCCAGTATCCAGCCGTGCAGTTGTTACTCGATCGCGCACGGGCGGTCGAGCCCGCGTTCATCGTGGACCGCGATAACGTTGAAGCCGTCAAGGTGCTCGTGCATCAACTTGACGGACTGCCGCTGGCGATAGAGCTGGCCGCGGCGCGGCTGCGGTCGCTGTCGGCCGGTGATATTGTGCGCCGCCTGGACAACCGGTATCGATTGTTCACCTCGCAGGTGCGGGACGCGCCCGCGCGTCATTACGACTTGGAATCGCTGGTCGGCTGGAGCTACGACTTGTGCGGCGGCGCAGAGCGCAGGCTTTGGGAGCGGATGAGTGCTTTCGCGGGCCCTGCTGATCTTGATGCGATCGAGACGGTCTGCTGCGGCGACGACCTGCAGGTGTACGCGGTCGCCGATTTGGTCGACTCCTTGCTCGCCAAGTCGATCCTCATCCGCACGGCCGGCAGCAGCAACTCATACCGGATGCTGAGCCTGGTGCAGGAATACGGCCGCGCCAAGCTGGCCGAGCACGGCGAAACCACAGAGGTATTGGCCCGCCACGCCGCCTATTACCGCGACCTGGTGATGGCTGTCGCGCGAGACTGGTTCGGCCCGGACCAGGCGACGTTGGCACAGCGCTTGCTGGAGAACCTGCCAAACTTGCGCGCCGCCATGGACTTCTACCTTGATGGTCCACGCGACGGGGCAGCTGGCACAATGATGGCCGCCGAATTGTGGCGGTTGTGGACCGCGCAGGGCATGGTGCGTCAAGGGCACCTGCGGCTGCGGCAGGCGCTGGAAGCACAACCGCCTCCGGCAGCGCGGCGCAAGGCGATGTGGGTTTTGGGCTGGATCGAGCTAGCGGAAGGGCAGCTCGATGACGCCATGTCGCTGCTGCAGTGCTGCGCTGAGGATGCAGCGGCGGCCGAGGATGCCGAAGCCCTCGACTATGCCACCATGCTGCTGGCTGCCGGCCATGCCTTCCTGGACCGATTGGATGCCGCAAGCGACCATATCGGACGTGCCCTGGACGGCCGACGGCGCGCCGGCGACATCCCGGGCATCGCGATCGCCCTTTACCTCAAGGCTGAGATCGATTGGGGTAAAGGAGATTTCGGCAGTGCTTTCGAGTGCGGGCTGGAGTGCGAGCAGATGTGTGCCCAGTTCAACGAACGGTGGGCGGCATCGTACGGGCTGTGGATGCAATCGCTGGCGCAGTTCATGCGCGGTAAGTACTCGGCGGCGATCGAGCTCGGCCAACGAAGCATCCGGGCCAAACAGCCTCTGCACGACACCGCCGGCGTGCTGCTTGCCGCCGAGGCAGTGTGCTGGGCGTACGCCGCCGAGGGCCATGTCCGCCATGCCGCTGAACTCGAAGCTGCTATCCAACCGATGTGGGCGACCACCTGCTCGCCGCTCTTGGGGTTCAAGAGCCTCATCGAACAGCGCGATCACTGTAGTGACCGGGTCCGTGCCGCGCTCGGGGAGCAGCAGTACCGGCGGCTGACAGAAAGTCCAAGCAGGATCAGCCTGGATCGAGTCGTCGAACTGGCGTTGGCCGACGCGAACTTAGACGAGCCGCGGCAGTCCGACGCATCCGGCGACGCTGCCGGCACCCAACCACTCACAGATCGAGAGTGGCAGGTGGCACGCTTGATCGCTGAAGGACTGGCCAACAAGGAGATTGCCTCACGCCTGCACGTCGCGCGTCGGACCGTCGAAGTCCACGTGGCCAACATCATGCGCAAGCTCGAAGTCAACAGTCGGGTCCAGATCGCCACCTGGTACGCGACGGCGCACTGA
- a CDS encoding LLM class flavin-dependent oxidoreductase, which translates to MSMIPVGVFIASATPPEQIAPIARRAEQLGYSEVWVAEDYYFHGGLAAAAVALAATERVKVGVGVVSSVVRHPAVTAMEIATLVRCYPGRFLPAVGHGAPFLIDQMGLAPKSRLSALSECIGSIRALLAGETLNTVGKSFAFNAVALAHPPNEEVPILTGVLGPKSLQLSGRIADGTVLSSMSGSKYVEAALAHIRSGMAESGRTTHLVPTFAMFSCHTDRAAAKKAVRPLLAHYLSALGPHNSLTKPYGYGDALANMASRGGEKTVLREVPAEWVDELTVSGDPDDVAAAIRALLGAGSTSVLLSPANSATAQQELELVAKTVLPGLTALD; encoded by the coding sequence ATGTCTATGATCCCCGTCGGCGTTTTCATCGCATCGGCGACCCCCCCGGAGCAAATCGCACCGATTGCCCGCCGCGCCGAACAGCTCGGCTATTCCGAGGTGTGGGTGGCTGAGGACTACTACTTTCACGGCGGACTGGCAGCGGCGGCCGTGGCGCTGGCGGCAACGGAGCGCGTCAAAGTCGGTGTCGGCGTGGTGTCATCGGTCGTCCGGCATCCGGCGGTCACGGCGATGGAGATCGCCACGCTGGTCCGCTGCTATCCCGGTCGGTTTCTGCCGGCAGTGGGACATGGCGCCCCGTTCTTGATCGACCAGATGGGGTTGGCCCCGAAATCTCGGTTGTCGGCGCTCAGCGAGTGCATCGGTAGCATTCGTGCGCTGTTGGCGGGTGAAACATTGAACACCGTCGGCAAGAGCTTCGCGTTTAACGCCGTGGCGTTAGCTCATCCGCCAAACGAGGAGGTGCCGATCCTGACTGGCGTGTTGGGCCCGAAATCATTGCAGCTGTCCGGGCGGATCGCCGACGGGACGGTGCTGAGCAGTATGTCGGGAAGCAAGTACGTCGAGGCGGCACTGGCGCACATCCGTAGTGGCATGGCCGAATCCGGCCGCACCACCCACCTGGTCCCCACGTTCGCGATGTTCAGCTGCCACACCGATCGGGCGGCTGCCAAGAAGGCGGTTCGTCCGCTACTAGCGCATTATCTTTCCGCTTTGGGCCCGCACAACTCCCTGACGAAGCCGTACGGCTACGGCGACGCGCTGGCCAACATGGCCAGCCGCGGCGGCGAAAAGACCGTCCTGCGAGAGGTGCCGGCGGAGTGGGTAGACGAGTTGACCGTCTCCGGAGATCCCGATGACGTCGCCGCGGCCATCCGCGCGTTACTCGGTGCAGGGTCCACCAGTGTGCTGCTCTCCCCCGCCAATTCCGCTACGGCACAACAGGAACTCGAGTTGGTCGCGAAGACGGTGTTGCCAGGCCTCACCGCGCTCGACTGA
- a CDS encoding mycofactocin-coupled SDR family oxidoreductase yields the protein MGRVERKVAFVTGAARGQGRSHALRLAQEGADIIAVDIDEQVETAITPTATADDLAHTVKLVEETGRRIVARTADVRDLTALQDVVAEGVAELGRLDIVVANAGIASSDLLHTMDERVWQEMIDINLTGVWKTTRAAVPLMIEKGEGGSVILISSIGGLVGFSHLGHYTAAKHGVTGLMRALAVELAPHRIRCNSVHPGTVDSPMLSNPIGYEFWTGVPGATREDAAKLLVAMNALKVPWVDEIDISNVVLFLASDDARYITGSTQVVDAGATAPFKIPHA from the coding sequence ATGGGACGCGTGGAACGCAAGGTCGCGTTTGTTACCGGTGCAGCTCGCGGTCAGGGTCGGTCGCACGCGCTACGCCTGGCACAAGAAGGCGCCGACATCATCGCCGTCGACATCGACGAGCAAGTCGAAACGGCGATCACGCCGACAGCCACCGCCGATGATCTCGCCCACACAGTCAAGCTTGTCGAGGAGACGGGCCGGCGCATCGTGGCACGCACGGCCGACGTGCGTGACCTGACTGCGCTGCAGGATGTCGTGGCCGAAGGAGTCGCCGAGTTGGGCCGGCTTGACATCGTCGTCGCCAACGCCGGCATTGCCAGTTCAGATCTGCTGCACACCATGGACGAGCGCGTCTGGCAGGAGATGATCGACATCAACCTGACTGGCGTATGGAAAACCACGCGCGCAGCGGTTCCTCTCATGATCGAGAAGGGCGAGGGCGGCTCTGTAATACTCATCAGCTCCATCGGCGGATTAGTCGGCTTCTCCCATCTCGGTCATTACACGGCCGCAAAACATGGCGTGACTGGCCTGATGCGAGCGTTGGCTGTGGAACTCGCTCCGCACCGGATCCGCTGCAACTCCGTGCATCCGGGCACGGTTGACAGCCCGATGCTGAGTAATCCGATCGGATACGAGTTCTGGACCGGCGTACCCGGGGCGACTCGAGAGGACGCGGCCAAGCTGCTGGTGGCCATGAATGCGCTGAAGGTGCCCTGGGTGGACGAAATCGACATCAGCAATGTCGTGCTGTTCCTGGCGTCAGATGACGCGCGCTACATCACCGGTAGTACCCAGGTGGTCGATGCCGGCGCCACCGCCCCATTCAAGATTCCGCACGCCTGA
- a CDS encoding alcohol dehydrogenase catalytic domain-containing protein gives MKALIYKGISRVEVETVDDPVLPGDDGAIVRVTMSGICGSDLHQYHVDPGVGSYCMGHEAVGIVVETGANVASFKKGDRVLVSAILSCGRCASCSTGNVQLCQVFGPRIFGQGMHGLGGCQAEFVAVPEADHNMTALPSAISDDVGIMLTDNLATAWYHAKRARVSPGESVAVIGLGPVGQQCVLAAAALGAERIFAIDLLAERRKRAAALGAEPIDDGDAVQGVLGATAGIGVDVVLDANGGPTTVAMALDMMRFGGRVAMIGVPESLTMDFPVFASVLKSLEFHTGATPVQAQLPELLDALETGRLNAKTIESLVTHRMGLTEAQQAFRLFADRKDDVLKVVLDPAR, from the coding sequence ATGAAAGCGCTGATCTACAAAGGTATATCGCGTGTCGAGGTCGAAACCGTGGACGATCCGGTCCTGCCCGGCGATGACGGGGCGATCGTTCGGGTCACGATGTCGGGGATCTGTGGCAGCGATCTGCACCAGTACCACGTGGATCCTGGCGTCGGATCGTACTGCATGGGTCACGAAGCCGTCGGAATCGTCGTCGAAACTGGCGCAAACGTAGCGTCTTTCAAGAAAGGCGATCGGGTGCTGGTGTCGGCCATCCTGAGCTGTGGCCGGTGTGCATCGTGCTCGACGGGCAATGTCCAACTCTGCCAGGTTTTCGGCCCGCGGATCTTCGGGCAGGGTATGCACGGCCTGGGTGGATGCCAAGCGGAATTCGTTGCCGTACCCGAAGCGGATCACAATATGACCGCACTGCCGTCGGCAATCTCTGACGACGTCGGAATCATGCTGACTGACAACCTCGCGACGGCGTGGTACCACGCCAAGCGCGCGCGAGTATCGCCGGGAGAATCCGTTGCCGTGATCGGGCTCGGACCGGTTGGCCAGCAATGCGTGTTGGCCGCAGCGGCGCTGGGCGCGGAACGGATCTTCGCCATCGACCTCCTCGCCGAACGGCGGAAGCGCGCCGCCGCTTTGGGGGCCGAGCCAATCGATGATGGCGATGCGGTGCAAGGCGTTCTGGGGGCAACCGCCGGCATTGGTGTCGACGTGGTGCTCGACGCGAACGGCGGGCCGACCACCGTGGCGATGGCGCTGGACATGATGCGGTTTGGTGGTCGCGTCGCCATGATCGGCGTCCCCGAATCTTTGACGATGGACTTCCCGGTCTTCGCCAGCGTTCTCAAATCGCTTGAGTTCCACACCGGTGCAACCCCGGTGCAGGCTCAACTACCGGAACTGCTCGACGCACTCGAGACCGGGCGCTTGAACGCAAAGACGATCGAATCACTCGTCACCCACCGGATGGGTTTGACTGAGGCCCAACAGGCCTTCAGGTTGTTCGCCGACCGCAAGGACGATGTCCTCAAGGTGGTTCTCGATCCAGCTCGCTAG
- a CDS encoding cytochrome P450 yields the protein MDVDTAHTGHPSVFQAGLPTLSYERVENSHEGYRLLREAQQRAPIALGPHGPEALSYELARFVLRDERFVSPRGLGLDAQGITSGPLWERSAKYIVSLDGAEHIRLRRLVAKAFTPRSVERLRDLINEIITGLVEPVSSIGVCDVVADIARGFPTPVICAYFGAPKEDWHFFSAWADDLEKIFGWNVANDGPAILAAWENLDAYVDAMVTRRRENLTDDLLSDLIRAEDEGDRLTRDELLMLAAALLTAGTDTTRHQLAAAVGALLEHPDQWTLLAEHPELAPKAVEEAMRHSPIVMGIVRRAVDDVGLAGVVIPAGTTVIANVTAANRDPAVFENPDTLDITREGAPAALTFGGGAHYCLGTHLARLELAEALTVMAHRLPNLRLAAPVQWRPRMVGISGPTSVPIAFDTAVNAAAASV from the coding sequence ATGGACGTCGATACAGCCCACACCGGTCACCCGAGTGTGTTCCAGGCCGGGCTTCCGACCCTCTCTTACGAGCGCGTCGAGAATAGCCATGAGGGATACCGCCTCCTACGGGAGGCACAGCAGCGGGCGCCGATCGCACTGGGTCCGCACGGACCCGAAGCACTCAGCTACGAGCTGGCCCGATTTGTGCTCCGCGACGAGCGTTTTGTTTCCCCACGAGGGCTTGGGCTGGACGCCCAAGGCATCACTTCTGGTCCGTTGTGGGAACGCAGCGCCAAGTACATCGTGAGCCTCGATGGTGCCGAGCATATCCGGCTGCGCCGCTTGGTGGCGAAAGCGTTCACGCCGAGATCGGTGGAACGGCTACGCGATCTGATCAACGAGATCATCACTGGCCTAGTCGAACCGGTTAGTTCCATCGGCGTCTGCGACGTGGTCGCAGACATCGCTCGCGGATTTCCGACACCGGTAATATGCGCGTATTTCGGTGCACCCAAGGAGGATTGGCACTTTTTCTCCGCTTGGGCCGACGACCTGGAGAAGATCTTTGGCTGGAACGTCGCCAATGATGGACCGGCGATCCTCGCGGCCTGGGAGAACCTTGACGCCTACGTCGACGCAATGGTGACTCGCAGGCGCGAAAACCTTACAGACGACCTGCTCTCAGACCTGATCCGCGCAGAAGATGAGGGTGATCGGCTGACCCGCGATGAGTTACTGATGTTGGCAGCGGCCCTGCTAACGGCCGGCACCGACACCACGCGTCATCAACTTGCGGCGGCAGTTGGGGCTCTCCTCGAACACCCGGATCAATGGACGCTGCTGGCGGAACATCCTGAGCTGGCACCCAAAGCGGTCGAAGAGGCCATGCGCCACTCGCCAATCGTGATGGGGATAGTGCGTAGAGCGGTCGACGACGTGGGACTGGCCGGGGTTGTGATCCCCGCCGGCACGACCGTCATTGCCAACGTTACAGCCGCCAACCGTGACCCGGCCGTGTTCGAGAATCCCGACACTTTGGACATCACCCGCGAAGGTGCCCCGGCCGCACTGACCTTCGGTGGCGGAGCGCATTATTGCCTGGGCACACACCTTGCGAGACTTGAGCTCGCCGAGGCGCTCACCGTCATGGCGCATCGACTGCCCAATCTACGCCTTGCGGCCCCCGTCCAATGGCGACCGAGGATGGTGGGGATCAGCGGGCCGACATCGGTTCCCATCGCGTTTGACACCGCTGTGAACGCGGCGGCAGCGTCAGTGTAA